Proteins from one Homalodisca vitripennis isolate AUS2020 chromosome 3, UT_GWSS_2.1, whole genome shotgun sequence genomic window:
- the LOC124358480 gene encoding uncharacterized protein LOC124358480, translated as MVLNLTDQVAALVKQLAAGTGQHPLASTSNPSQAVHTPHIKSNTQIQGRSTATPTFRDKVQQNTKPALSLEERKKLWLGSGDRNPGRSSRIGAIQPPQTINQQVRQKMLAALLQVHPMRRESTSAYLVEIQHHRPTVSCA; from the exons ATGGTACTCAATTTAACAGATcaggttgccgctttggttaagcagcttgcagccggtaccggacaacatccgttggcatccactaGTAATCCTTcgcaagcagtccacacgccccatattaagtccaacacacagatTCAAGGTCGCTCAACAGCTACTCCTACTTTCAGAGACAAG gtgcaacaaaatacgaaacccgccttatctttggaagagaggaaaaaactc TGGCTCGGCAGCGGTGACAGGAATCCGGGACGAAGTTCGAGGATTGGAGCGATTCAACCTCCGCAGACAATCAATCAGCAGGTCCGCCAGAAGATGCTTGCTGCTCTGCTTCAAGTGCATCCCATGAGACGTGAAAGCACTTCTGCTTATTTGGTTGAAATCCAACACCACCGCCCCACGGTATCTTGCGCATAG